The Doryrhamphus excisus isolate RoL2022-K1 chromosome 18, RoL_Dexc_1.0, whole genome shotgun sequence genome contains a region encoding:
- the osgn1 gene encoding oxidative stress induced growth inhibitor 1 translates to MELCDKEIVSGEILPVVIIGNGPSGICLSYLLSGYTPYLSPEVSHPNPLLHSKLAEQPRLSLLEQDLEYLCEGLQGRSSNPVAVLFDSLLLPDSDFGLDHTSPLEWRYEPERAVPHLVLGKGPPGGAWHAMEGSMLTLSLANWMELPGLKLKDWMKDKRRNVRNDRATPAEIASYYEHYVSQMSLEDNFACRTTVTSVTRQPSSQEGSPPCWRIKGLHCHEGEELGDGSTLEKVPFSLLAHNVVLATGTHDIPARLGVEGESLPFVCHSFWELEAAISRGELDESSDPVLVVGAGLTAADAVLAAHHLSTPVYHVFRRSVTDPGLIFNQLPKMLYPEYHKVHQMMMQQQHQASSPPQEHLNSSSPPTSSSYTGYLSFPRHKVVAFRPDRKCVLQSDSGQSTVVQVSKALVLIGAHPNLSFLPDNGRALGVYPEEPITCRRNPIDVDPFTNEVVAAEGPGLYAMGPLVGENFVRFLKGGALAIASDVAKRQKQEDTGGSLLSSDRLAYKMVDRRPHAEIAHS, encoded by the exons ATGGAGCTTTGTGACAAAGAAATAGTTTCTGGAGAGATCCTGCCTGTGGTCATTATTG GCAACGGCCCATCAGGGATCTGCCTGTCCTACCTGTTGTCGGGCTACACCCCCTACCTGTCACCCGAGGTGTCACACCCCAACCCGCTGCTGCACAGCAAGCTAGCCGAGCAGCCTCGCCTGTCGCTACTAGAGCAG GACCTGGAGTACCTGTGCGAGGGTCTGCAGGGACGGTCGTCCAATCCGGTGGCCGTCCTTTTTGATTCGCTGCTGCTCCCTGACAGCGACTTCGGACTGGACCATACGTCTCCGTTGGAGTGGCGATACGAGCCCGAGCGTGCAGTGCCACACTTGGTGTTAGGGAAAGGTCCGCCTGGAGGAGCCTGGCAC GCGATGGAAGGCTCCATGCTAACGCTGAGCTTGGCCAACTGGATGGAGCTGCCAGGACTCAAACTGAAAGACTGGATGAAAGACAAACGAAG aaACGTCCGCAATGACCGCGCCACACCGGCGGAGATCGCCTCCTACTACGAGCACTACGTCTCCCAGATGTCACTGGAGGACAACTTTGCCTGCAGGACCACCGTTACCTCGGTAACCAGGCAGCCCAGCAGCCAAGAGGGGTCACCTCCCTGCTGGAGAATAAAGGGACTGCATTGCCATGAGGGAGAGGAGCTTGGAG ATGGTTCCACATTAGAGAAGGTGCCTTTCTCCTTGTTGGCCCACAACGTTGTCCTGGCGACCGGGACTCACGACATCCCGGCCAGACTTGGCGTGGAGGGAgagtccctgccctttgtatGTCACTCCTTCTGGGAGCTAGAGGCTGCCATCTCACGCGGCGAGTTGGATGAGTCCTCGGACCCGGTGCTGGTGGTGGGGGCGGGTCTTACAGCGGCCGACGCCGTGCTGGCGGCCCACCATCTCAGTACACCTGTCTATCATGTCTTTCGCCGCTCCGTGACCGACCCTGGCCTCATCTTCAATCAGCTGCCCAAAATGCTCTATCCGGAATACCACAAG GTTCACCAGATGATGATGCAACAGCAGCACCAAGCAAGTTCTCCTCCTCAGGAACATCTCAACTCCTCATCCCCACCCACGTCCTCGTCCTACACTGGCTACCTCAGCTTTCCCCGTCACAAAGTTGTAGCCTTCCGCCCCGATCGCAAGTGTGTGCTGCAGTCGGACTCGGGCCAGTCCACGGTGGTCCAGGTTTCCAAAGCGTTGGTCCTGATTGGGGCCCACCCTAACCTGTCTTTCTTGCCCGACAATGGCCGTGCACTGGGCGTCTACCCCGAGGAGCCAATCACGTGCCGGAGGAACCCGATCGACGTGGACCCATTCACTAATGAAGTAGTGGCAGCCGAGGGTCCCGGCCTGTACGCCATGGGCCCGCTGGTTGGCGAGAACTTTGTGAGATTCCTGAAAGGAGGGGCCCTAGCCATCGCTAGCGACGTCGCCAAGAGACAGAAGCAAGAAGACACGGGGGGGAGTTTATTGTCCTCAGACAGATTAGCGTACAAAATGGTGGACAGACGCCCGCACGCCGAAATCGCACATTCATAG